The Eubacterium maltosivorans genome includes the window TGTTCTTTGGTTTTTTCACCGTTTCTTGCTGGATCCTCTTTTACATCTGCACCAAACATAATTTCATCGTTGCGTTCTTTTTCATTACTCATCGTTAGCATCTCCTTTGCTTGTAATGTTTTTCTTATGTATACTCTATACCCATATTGAAGTATAATCAACATGATATCCGAAATTTTATTTTATTTTATGAAATTTTACTGGTATACCATAACAGTTATTAAGACTTTATTAAAAGTCCGCTTGACGCGCCATGAGAGACTTATTATAATAGAAATAACATTGGATTTAGTCTAATAATAAGGAGTGAAAAAATGGAAACAAATTTTGATGGCTATGCCTATATTACGGAGGAATGTATTAATGCTTTCAGAAAGGATACCACCATTGTGCCGGTTGAGCTGGCTGTCCGGATTATGAAGCATCCGGATTTTCCCATGCACTACCCTTACCACCATTATCTGGTGCCGGCGGTTATGCTGACAGCAGTATACCGGCTCCAGGGTGAAGAGGAAGCTCTGAGGATGGCTCTGGAGGAAGCGAAGAGCCGGGCGCTCAATGTTCTTAAGGGGTTTTGCGGCCTGTATGGTGATTGCGGTGCAGCTGTGGGGCTGGGGATTTTTATGAGTATTTTGACCGGCACAACACCTCATTCGGAGGAAACCTGGGCCATGACCAATCGGATTACAGCCGGCAGTCTGATGAAGATTGCGGAAATAGACGGTCCGCGCTGTTGTAAACGCAACTGTTTTCTGGCGTTGCAGCACGCTGTGCCCTTTCTAAAGGAAACACTGGATGTTACCCTTGAGGCGCCAAAGAAAATTGTGTGCACCTTCAGCGATATAAACGAGGACTGTAAAGGGACGGCCTGCCCCTTTTTCCAGCTGTGAGGTAGGGAGATGAAGGTTCCGATTTTAATCGACCACCGGGCAGCGCCGGTTATTAAGGATGAAAATGTCTGTGAATGTAAGAAAGAACCAGTGCTTATGACATATAAGAAGGCTGTAATCTATTGGCAGAAAGAAATGGGTGCGTCCGTATCCCGGGGAGAGCTAGTGGCAGAGGGAGAGATTGAAAAACAGAGCATCGCTGTGACTGCGCCGTCTGACGGCATTCTCAGTGAGATCTGTGTGATGGATGGACAAAAGGCAGGGGTGGATATGCCCCTTGGCTATATTGAAAGCGAGGACTAAATGGAGCAGGAAGCCCTGGAGCTGCTGGTATGCCTGGCCGAAGCTGGCGATGCGGAGGCCATGGAGCAGGCGGCGGATTATTATTTTTACAAAACCAATAAGCAAAAATTGAGTGAGGAAAACTTTGACCGTGTCTGGTCTTGGTACCACACACTGGCAGAGCAGGGAAACGGACACGCCATGGCCGTGATCGGCGCCATGTACTACGAGGGCGTCAATATAAAACAGGATTATACCAAAGCGCGGCAATGGTATGAAAGAGCTGCGGAAACTGGCGATGTCTGGGGCATTAACAATTTGGGCTATTGCTACTATTACGGCCGTGAGGTGGATGTGGATTACCAGAAGGCCTGGACCTATTTTGGGCGTGCCGCTGCTCTGGGTAACCACTGCGGTATGTATAAAATCGGTGATATGTACTACCACGGCAAATATATGAGACAGAGTTTCGAAAAGGCTGTGTACTGGTACCGGAAGGCCATCGGGCAGATTGATGAGGATTGTCCTGAGTATCCAAACATCGCGGCCCGGCTGGGCCACTGCGCCTTAAAGGGAGAAGGAGTGGATAGGGACGTACTGCTGGCCCTGAAATGGCTTCAGGCGGCAGAATACGGCTGTTACCAGTTTCTGCTCAGAGGGGACGCCTTTGCGCATCTTTCCTTTCCAGGCGTCAAGG containing:
- a CDS encoding lipoyl domain-containing protein, with the protein product MKVPILIDHRAAPVIKDENVCECKKEPVLMTYKKAVIYWQKEMGASVSRGELVAEGEIEKQSIAVTAPSDGILSEICVMDGQKAGVDMPLGYIESED
- a CDS encoding DUF5714 domain-containing protein, which gives rise to METNFDGYAYITEECINAFRKDTTIVPVELAVRIMKHPDFPMHYPYHHYLVPAVMLTAVYRLQGEEEALRMALEEAKSRALNVLKGFCGLYGDCGAAVGLGIFMSILTGTTPHSEETWAMTNRITAGSLMKIAEIDGPRCCKRNCFLALQHAVPFLKETLDVTLEAPKKIVCTFSDINEDCKGTACPFFQL
- a CDS encoding tetratricopeptide repeat protein — protein: MEQEALELLVCLAEAGDAEAMEQAADYYFYKTNKQKLSEENFDRVWSWYHTLAEQGNGHAMAVIGAMYYEGVNIKQDYTKARQWYERAAETGDVWGINNLGYCYYYGREVDVDYQKAWTYFGRAAALGNHCGMYKIGDMYYHGKYMRQSFEKAVYWYRKAIGQIDEDCPEYPNIAARLGHCALKGEGVDRDVLLALKWLQAAEYGCYQFLLRGDAFAHLSFPGVKADLAEARAWLEIAIEETRSVVQYT